In a genomic window of Novosphingobium sp. KA1:
- a CDS encoding IS630 family transposase (programmed frameshift) translates to MAAPVRLRGDFSSAQVRAFARRAKDADQVRRLLAIATILDGGSRSEAAKVGGVTLQIVRDWVLRFNAHGPDGLETRRAPGPDTILDDCHRRALAETIEAGPIPAVHGVVRWRIIDLVQWLWEEFEISISKQALGHELRTMGYRKLSARPRHQGQRPEDIAAFKKPFPAHLAQIRRRLPKGTPIELWWQDEARIGQKTQITRRWAKRGTRPVAPRDLRRASAWIFGAICPAEGKGAALVMPRCNSEAMDMHLAEISSQVAPGAHAVLMLDQAGWHMSGKLDIPANITLLPLPPKCPELNPVENVWQFMRDNWLSNRIFSSYDNVVDHCCHAWNRLIDQPWRIMSIGLRQWAHGS, encoded by the exons ATGGCAGCGCCGGTCAGACTTCGAGGTGATTTCAGTTCTGCGCAGGTTCGGGCCTTTGCTCGCCGCGCCAAGGATGCAGACCAAGTTCGCCGTCTGCTTGCGATTGCGACGATCCTAGACGGCGGCAGCCGAAGCGAGGCCGCCAAGGTCGGCGGGGTCACGCTGCAGATTGTCAGGGACTGGGTGCTGCGCTTCAACGCGCATGGCCCTGATGGTCTCGAAACCCGCAGGGCGCCGGGGCCGGATACCATCCTCGACGACTGCCATCGACGCGCGCTGGCCGAAACCATCGAAGCGGGCCCTATTCCTGCTGTTCATGGTGTGGTTCGCTGGCGGATCATCGACCTCGTCCAATGGCTATGGGAGGAGTTCGAAATCTCGATCAGCAAGCAGGCGCTGGGGCATGAACTCCGGACCATGGGCTATCGCAAGCTCTCGGCCCGGCCACGCCATCAGGGGCAGCGCCCTGAAGATATTGCCGCTTTTAAAAAGC CCTTCCCCGCCCATCTGGCGCAAATCCGAAGGCGCCTGCCCAAAGGCACCCCGATAGAACTGTGGTGGCAAGATGAGGCCCGGATCGGGCAGAAAACGCAGATCACCCGACGCTGGGCCAAGCGTGGCACCAGACCCGTTGCGCCCCGTGATCTACGCCGGGCTTCGGCCTGGATCTTCGGCGCAATATGTCCTGCTGAAGGGAAAGGTGCGGCGTTGGTCATGCCACGCTGCAACAGCGAGGCCATGGACATGCATCTGGCAGAAATCAGCAGCCAGGTCGCACCCGGTGCTCACGCCGTGCTCATGCTCGATCAAGCCGGGTGGCACATGTCCGGCAAACTCGACATTCCGGCCAATATCACCCTCCTGCCGCTGCCGCCCAAGTGCCCCGAACTCAACCCCGTAGAAAACGTGTGGCAGTTCATGCGCGATAATTGGCTCTCGAACCGCATCTTCTCGTCCTACGACAACGTCGTCGATCACTGCTGCCACGCCTGGAACCGCCTCATCGATCAGCCATGGCGCATCATGTCCATCGGGTTACGCCAATGGGCGCATGGGTC